A region of the Haematobia irritans isolate KBUSLIRL chromosome 5, ASM5000362v1, whole genome shotgun sequence genome:
GATCTCTTCAGGAACTTTCAAACGAGTAAGTTGTAAAGTAAAGTATCTCCAAAAAATGTGGACACATCTCCTTTTCTGCATTCCAGCAAATGTTCAAGCCATTAGCCTGGTATTTTCAGCCATTGATTTGGCCTCAATAACAACCACCTACCAACGTTTTGAAAGTCAAAAAGAAGTGGGTCGCCATTATCCTTGGTCAacaccaaaacaaaaacaaagaaaacaagATTTAATAGCAAAAAATCGTAGTCTACAAGAAGAATGTCTACGCAAGCAAAGGGAATCAGAGAGATCATTAACAAAGTTTCCAGAATCtgataaaattatggaaaattttaatgcaCGTCTTTCCACACGTCAAAATGAGCATAATGGAAGTGAATCTCCAACTATGAATGACGATCGCTTTAATGATGATAGTATGGAAAATGTATCAGAGCCCATAACCCATACTGTTCAGGTACATGGCTATGATGAATTGGACAATGAAGCTGGGGGAGAACAATCAAATGACGAAACTGCTTTGTTACAATCTAGAAGCCGCAGCAATAGGACTGACGatgacaaaattaaaactagTCACAGTTTCCATTTAAAGCCCATTGAACTCAGATCGTCTATAAGTCCTACAATCATAGAAGAATTTGATGAAATACCAAATAGTCCTGCCCCACTGCCTCCTCCAAAAGCGACAAGATTTAATTTGAATACCCCCAATGAACCGCTTTTGAGAACTCAGACTTCTACGCAAAGCAGCAACGAGGCCAATAAGCGACGTTCACGCCCTTTTTCCCAATTGGAAACATTCAAGGATATGCTTCTGGTTAATGCtcaactttatattaaagaaaatgtgCCACGACCTCCAAAAATGCTAACTAAGCGCATAGATGAGGCCAATCAAAAACAATCATCCTCAACGCCTCCCCAAACACCCATGACACCAAAAGATGTGGTGGATTTCTTCCTACCGCGTCCTACGAAAGTCGTAAATGGCATACACCAAGAAGATTTTGCCGCAAAAACCATAGCCTTTTTTGGTTGGATAGCATTTGTCACCATGCGCATGCTTTCACTATCCACGTTTTGTGTCTTCTTTCCCAAAGCATTCCTCATAATTATGGCAGTGCACTATCTCATAATGTTGGTGGCTCTGTTTCTGGAGACCCGATTCAAGGCCAAACTCAATaggacattattttatttccttcTAGCCTATGTCTACATATATGTCCTACTTGAATTTCGCATACGATTTAAGCATATACGTATTTGGtttattggatattttttattaacaatgACCGAGAATTTGACCATGACAATGATATGGTATGCCCGTGAGGAATTTGAATCATGGTGGTTTGGATTCATTTTCGAAGGCATCATCTACAGTGGCATACTATTTGTGGCAACGATATTAGTATACTATTGTATATTAAAACCTAAAGATGTTCTTCTGCTGGTCGAAGAAGACAATCCTCCCAAACGAACGCTAGATGAACAAAATACGAATACTAACGaatagaaaaaagaaatttaaatatctGGAGGAATTAGCACAACATAGCTATTAACTgggtatttttaatagaatatattAGAATTaagaatgtaaaaaataaatctataaattaatttataatattggtttaaaatttttgtacaataggTTGTAGTAGGGATTGTAATCACAATCAAAAAGTCTACTTTTCGACCATTCGATTTATTGAAGTTTTAGAAAAATCCATTATCCTAAAAATGTTCGTAATAAACTAAGTTGCAATTATACCGgtacacatatttttttctgattcaatcaccaaattaattgaaccatttgtcatcaatcacgaaaataccctgccagcatttcaaagttccatttcatcatcattgctaccacagactcgtaagtgacactccaacaatcgccaactgtgatgggggaagcgtatgaaaaagtatgaaatgtacacgaaagtattttgccatcactattgttacaagagccattttatattttgtgaaatacgaagcacaactagcttcttataatttatttaaataaaatcgataatgaagtgctgacaacatagttatttcgcttaaaattgtaaaaggtatattggtgaacaatttttgactttccaaatggaataaagtgattgtttttcagatattttacagacacgctgcctccattgggaataaaagcactggctgatagacgctacaacatgtaacttgcaacttgtaactcaacatcaatcttttattaatgcataaaaatatgttaaatgtgatgtgttagtcgtataaatgttatatttataagaatttataaatgtttaatcaaattaataaacatctaaacaatgtgttttacttgaccacaatgattcttttataactatcttaaaatgcattttttctgattgtttgaaggggctcttattggcgtcgttctaaatttattgaaaaagatacctaataattgcactcatgcgatacttttttgtagtaacttctcaatagtgacggcgcttttccgacgagttttggatgtcgtatacggttgttttcgacgtggtggggattctcagaagcgctgtcaaattaaaaaaatgttggcagacaATGATAGGAtcaatcacatttttaattggacattaaaaaaatatttgattaaaaaattaatttttaatttgtttatttttttaattaaaaattttaaaattttcaatcattaacttcgtgtttctatcttgattaaaagattaattgtatcaattaatttattaattgaaaaaattttcaacttcaaacaactttttaatttcaacttcaaacaactttttaatttaatttttaaaattttggtgatattttttctgtgtacggaaACTGGGTAATTGTAAGAGGTTAGCTAATTTAAACATGCACTTAGCGTCTGTCATGTATATCACGTTTATGAGTCACAAAAATCATTGCAAGGTATGCaggagaaattttcaaaaaaaaaatgtatcctACTCCCCGTTAATTTTGATCCCCCTtctcaatttatttcaatgtcAAAAGGCAATTAGTCGATTTTTGCCAACATCAAAAGTTGATTAGTAGAATTTTAATATTACCAAAAGTCGACTTTGAATTTTCGTGTAAATTTTCTAATCAATTGTTTGTAAATGTACATAATAGGATGTCatcaaaatgtcctcaattgaaattttggtttggaaaaaattgactcCTACTCAGATTCTGCAACGATTTTTTTATGTCAGTGCCTGTATAAGACGAGTTCCTAcgggcgttatatacaaatacgTCTTATTATATACCCCGTATTTAATGCTACGAGATCCTATAAAGAACGAATGCGAAGCTTACGTTTATGAccattatacaaaattatgttccATAAGCTTTTCTATGCTAAAAAGTATTTGGACACACTCATAACTAATTTCCCCAAACACTATGGGAACCAGATATACAATACCTAAATAGTTAGTAAACATAGCAACATATGCAATGGGGCCCGTTGTTAAGTTTAAActtcaattttagaaaaaaaacgcCATTAGTTTATATCGAGAAACATTCCAAATTGCAACGAAAAAGCAATGTGCGATCGCAGAGATGTTGGTTTAACCGAATTCAGGGAAAATTATGCCAggccaaaactaaaaaaaccaaTTGGTAtgtaatgaaaattaaataggAAAAATCCTTAGCCTTATTTAGGGTTTTCCGTTCCAGCCACCCGCAGCAGACGTTACGAACAATTTCTTTGGCAAGAAATTTATGATGAATATATACGAAATAATCAACAATCGACCGATGACAAGAATGAAGAGGCCACTACTGAATATTTTGATGAATTCTGTAAGAATATACCTGCCCAAGATGCCGAAGTCAAAGAGGCTAGTATAAATCGTTATCCTTTATATGCCACAACAGCAATTAGTTTGTGGAATCACAAAGGCGATAAAGATTTCAAGAAGTGTTATTCGATTACAAGACCAGTGCAAGAAAATACAGAACAATTTGGCTAAAGGTGTATCGCTTTGTTCCATGTCGTAGGGAGATTATAAATGACTGAAGTATATctttaatatattatatttttgaaaaaaaaaacatatttcaattttatatttcaattctatataATTGGTgctattaaatagaaaatttttgtaattaattataaaatttaatgtttagcAATTACCTATCAAAAATCCACTATATAAACATTGCCCCATTTTGAATTGTCCCATCTATGAAATGGGATAATAAAAATGAGGATAAAGTAAGAACTAACTTATAAAGGAGGTTTCACCGTAACGCCGTTCGCAGACGGTATTTAAAATTAGGtctcttaacatggaattggacgGCACTTAGTTATAAGATAGAAGATCACCACTCTAGTATCACTGTGGACTGATtcttctaagtgagcctgatataacgGGCTGAAAGAATATGAAAGGAAATGCTGAGCTGGTCATGAGCAGTAGTTCGTAGTCTAGTTATCTACGGTGTTCAACGAGTCGTGACTAAAGTTTGGAACATTTCGGCTTttaaaattgattcaaaaagaGTAACCGCGAAAACGGAATAGAATATAGGGGAAATCAGTACTTTTGAAATGTTCAGCCATTGATCAAATTCAGAATGTTGCAAtccatattgaaaataattttagttaTGTCCACAAATTTACAACAGATAAACAGACAAATAATTTAGTATCAAATTTATATTGCACATCCGGGTCTTggttaataaaagaaaaaccatGACCTCTTGTTTGCTTATCGCCGGTTGGAGATGGACGGAATATTTAGCGTTGTAGGCTTTTCAAAACATCTCATGAATGATGTCCTCCACAAAATGTTCAGCATGAAAAACGAGAGCTGTATTTTCTCGCTCTTGACCGACATGAGCCTCCTTTAGACAACTTCAAAGCAGTGTCTGACGCCTTTGTAATGTAATGCTGGTGGGTTTTTGTGTCCTTTCGTGCAACACCTTTACTGTACTAAACTATTGGGCCAAGGTGGGGAAGAAAAGTGATGTTCCAGCACGGTTAAATTGTTCTGGAAAAGGTGATCTTCGAGCACGATTAAATCGTTCAGCCTGCTCAAAACAAACTGAACAATACCAAACCTGTTTGGTAGGCCTAGACACAAGCTTAGAAAGCCATCCAGAAAAATGAAAGTCCCCAGAATATGAAAACCTTTTTACGATTTCCAATATAAATTATTACTATATTGCACCCAATCTGAAGGTTTTCTAgagttgacagaaatcaaaaaagaattcttCGCCGCAGTTAAACCAGCGATATTAGCTCATATTTGGTATACAACATCACGATAGAATTATCTTCCAAAACCGGTATTAAGATATTTCAAAAATGGTCCTGgaaaaagtttgacactcattttgatcATCTACTTttctagtgtgaccatacccttagATGCGCGCCACTTGTTTCATTGGCATAATTGTCTTGAGATCCAATACAGAAGTACGTGCAAAAGATGACTATGGAAAACTCACCAGAATTTGTGTTTAGTCTGTTTAACGGATATCGTCTTGCAACGATAATTTTGTGTTTCTCTTAATCTAACTAAAACATTTCTATCTGTTAAGTGGACAAGTATTTGTTTCCTTAATACCTTCAATAGTTATATCATGAAATGTCATGTTCGTATAAGTTGACCTGTATGCGTTACAACACGTTACCAGCACTAATTATCCCCATACATCGTAATACAACTGAACAAACCTCATAGAGTTGCCACATCTTTACCGGTAGCACTTTCAATATTCAACATTTCCAAATgctgttttattattataaatatcaTGCTCAAAATAAGAGCAATAAATAATTATCACTATTATTCTCCCGCATCAAACTAATTTGTATAACTTTGTCTCACTCTTTCAAGACATTCGAATTTTAAAAATCGAATTTCCCGTGAGATTTCACAGTTTCCACCAGGTGGCACTACATTGCGTCGCTGACGTGTCTGTCAAAAAGACCAGAAGATTTTTACTGTGGCTGAGTATAATCAATCATATTGCccatattttttcataatttagtTGTGTACTGGACTCGATAATATCTCTCAAATTATTGCAAgccaataaaaatgaataaattaggtAAATATCCAAGTATTCCTGTCGCGGCCATATAGAAACCCATGGAAGCcggcttgaaaattttatcacgatGCCGGTTTTTTTGTCGGCGTCTGAAGGAAAATATTCCGTCACACCTTTCAATTCACGGCATTTTtgttgtaatatttttgttatcaaTTTCTTAGCTTTGTCACTTGTGGTGACCATCGTACTGAGCATCACCTCCACATCGTGGGCAGCACGCACTGTAGACAGTCATTTGTCCACAGCGGATCTACAGCGTTTTCAAGCGGTATTTTCTTCTGCCTTCTCTTCGAATGACTTGCAATCCATATACTATGCCACACTGAACATAGAACCCACAAAGTCGGAGGAGAAGAAAGATTTATGTCAGAAATTGAGTAAATTCCATCAGGAGTCGAAACTAAATGTAAGTTTTCTATTAGTATGCACTGAATACAATAATTaatagttttgttgtttttaggaatttgagaaagatttaTATCTTGTGGGTATTTCCAAAAACCTTAAGTGTACTGAAAAGCTACCCGAACAGCAGCTATCAAAGATCTATGCCGCATTCAAAACTGCAGCCAATTCTGCCCAAGAGATTTTCTATCGCGTGGCCACACATAAATATTTGGGTGTGGAGATTGATGAATCTACAAAGGCTAAGATTGTTAAAAATCTACAGGATATTCTGAAAAAGGATGACACATTAACCAATTTGGGTTATGCTTTCAATGTTGCAACTGAACTTGGTCCCTCCGGCTCATTTATCGCCGACAGAATCGAGGATGCTGTTGTTCAAGCTGACGAAGTCGATGGCAAACTTTTACAATTTGAAGGTGGTTTGACCATTACATCGCTTATCATAAATGGAGCattcaaaacatcaaaaatgttTGGTAGCTCTTTGCCCATTGATGGTGCACAGGCTGTAAAGTTTGCCAACTATTTCTTATCACGCCGATCAGTGCAGACTGCTAAGGGAGCTCATGTTCTAATTGAAGCTTTGAAAACATTGTCGTCAGCATCCAGCAAAATTGCTCCCATTTGCATACAATTGATTGGCAATGGGCAACTATCTGCCGAGTCTCCCAAACTTACAATTGCTGTTGTAGATCTCTTAGGAAAACCACTGAGTCCAACTCCTCAGAgcattgttggcaaaattgttgTGAAAAAGGACAATAGCGTTTTGGCTGATAAGATTGCTTTTACCTCCAAGTCATCTGACAAGACGACATATGTTGCCGATCTATCGCCTCAGAAACCAACCAGAGCTTCATACGTAGTGGAAATATCCGCTGACTCAACTTATACACAAAAGTTGAATTTCAAAGTATTGGGTAAAGTGAAGGTTCAACAATTGGAAGTCGGAGTTGGTGAATTGGATGCCAGTTCGGCCATTAAAAAACAGCCCGTTGCATATCCTCAAAAACTGAAAGATCAATTGTCTGCTGACAGTACACAGAAAGTCATTCTAAAAACTACTCTAGTCGATGAAAGCCAAGCTACAAAGGCGAGTTCCCAAATCAAATAGACAATCTTAAATTTGTATTCATAATACTCTTCCCCTTTAGCCTATATCTGTTCACCAAGCTTTTGTTCGCTTCTACAATGAAAAGGAAGATAAGGAAATAATCTATATCGCTGAACAGGACCATTCCAAAGCCTATAAATTTGATATGGATATAGGAGCTAGAGCTGGCGATTTTAACTATGTATCGGGAGTGTATCAAATGTATCTGATAGTTGGAGATGCTTCGCTTTCGAATTCCTTCCAATGGCTAGTAGCCGATATAGAGTTGAAGTTCCCAGTTTCTCCTAAAGCAGGTATGTCGATAAACTTTCAGTTCATTAGGAAAAATTATAGTTTTATTCCCTTACAGATGAAAAGAAACAAGTCATACGTTCCCCTTTGCCAGAAATCGAACATCAATTCCGTATACCAGACAAGCGTCCATCACGTATAGTCTCTGATGTATTCACAGGCTTGTGTTTGACGCCATTGGTGTTGCTATTGATCTTCTGGTCAAAATTAGGTATTAATATTGGAAACTTTTCATTCCATCCCAGTACCATTGGTTTCCATCTTGGTTTCGGTGGAATTTTGGTGTTATTCGcagtattttggttgaaaatggATATGTTCCAGACACTGCGCTGTCTTATACCCATAGCAATATTCACATTCCTTTGCGGTAACCGTCTACTACGTCGTATATACGCGCAACGCATAGCTAAGAATCCTACATCGGCACCAATGTCATCATAAACTAAGGCATTACATTCTAATATCTCGTGTCTAATTTCTAGTGAACTGAAGAATTTTCTATTATTGTTTGTATGCTACTCCCTGCCTGTCACAATGATTTTAACTGCAGATGCAGAGCTATGGCGTTTCATATGGAAATGTACATTAATTTATAGTTTTCTTGTACATCAAGAAGTTTCAATGTGTTCCAGTTTTGTAAGCAAAAGAAAATGTGTTTTGCACAAAATTATGATTtcagcgatttttttttatcgccTAAGGATGGAGTAATgcaataaacaataaaaacaatatttttaaaattacccggattttgtttttaataatagtAGTTAGATTTGGTTGAATGTTTTCATTCGTTTGAAGTCTAGTGTCACGTCATGTAGaagaaaaactacaaaaaatatcAGATAATTCGATCCATGACGAgtttacattttgttttatttattgttaaaatAACAAACACTACCagcatttttttaatatcagaTTATGGGATATTCAATAAATAACAAATCTATTCACGTATTTTAATAGCCCAAAATCAAATTATTCTTAATTTTTCCTTATTGATAAAAGAGAAATTCATTATCTGTAGTTGGAGTGAATGTCTATCATCTGTCTATATCTTATCACAAATCGGGTGCAAGAATGAGACCCCTCAACATTTTGATGACTAAGCGGGTTGTACTCTCTGGTAAGTGAGATGGTGTTGTTGTGTTTGATTGACTGTCCGGTTTGATTATCTCATGTTCATGCCAATGCAAATTTGCGATTTAAAActcaaaaattctttattataatttattatataaagggtgatttgttaagagcttgataacttttttttaaaaaaaaacgcataaaatttgcaaaatctcatcggttctttatttgaaacgttagattggtccatgacatttactttttgaagataatttcatttaaatgttgaccgcggctgcgtcttaggtggtccattcggaaagtccaattttgggcaactttttcgagcatttcggccggaatagcccgaatttcttcggaaatgttgtcttccaaagctggaatagttgctggcttatttctgtagactttagacttgacgtagccccacaaaaaatagtctaaaggcgtcaaatcgcatgatcttggtggccaacttaccggtccatttcttgagatgaattgttctccgaagttttccctcaaaatggccatagaatcgcgagctgtgtggcatgtagcgccatcttgttgaaaccacatgtcaaccaagttcagttcttccatttttggcaacaaaaagtttgttagcatcgaacgatagcgatcgccattcaccgtaacgttgcgtccaacagcatctttgaaaaaatacggtccaatgattccaccagcgtacaaaccacaccaaacagtgcatttttcgggatgcatgggcagttcttgaacggcttctggttgctcttcactccaaatgcggcaattttgcttatttacgtagccattcaaccagaaatgagcctcatcgctgaacaaaatttgtcgataaaaaagcggattttctgccactgattttggtaataaaattcaatgatttgcaagcgttgctcgttagtaagtctattcatgatgaaatgtcaaagcatactgagcatctttctctttgacaccatgtctgaaatcccacgtgatctgtcaaatactaatgcatgaaaatcctaacctcaaaagaatcaccctttattaaaccATATAAGGAAGACCCCATAGCCTTTTTAGAGTGCTGGTTTCCTTTAATTGGTTCCATAAATGAACTCCGAAATTCGCACAGATAACAAATTATTAAggttggtattaagttcgagtttagccgtcattttcacgattacttttctttaataatgcatttatggaatacaaactttgggaaaatttgctttgtgctattccccatcaagttataataaaatttacaacaaaTATGCATATTTGTATGCCTTTTTACTGAttaagttttcactttagcgactaaactcgaacttagtactcaccttaaatgaATGATAACATACTAAAAAGCGGGATACATATGTCTTAAAGTATctttaaccctctaataccCAATTTTAGGTAGCTGATGCAATATTCAGGATTTGTCACAAACAagctaacaaacaaaaaatctataaaaatccgGTACATTCTgtagttaacatttttttgtagcCGTATTTCTTTAAAGCATTCCGTTTTATTGAAGAACACCTAAAAGCTGACTTGGGGTTTTAATAAGGAACAGTGGACAGGCAACTTTCTCTGTGTTTATATGATGTATTGTATGATTGAAATAGTTTGTAGTTTGATTAAATaactttataaaatatattttcaatgtgtgtaaattcataaaatattacaaCTAAATAAGTGAAATATTCAATAAGGCCTCATGTTTAAATacaatgtaaaccaattttagtTAGATACATTGAACCAGTTCTGGAAGTCATCAATTAAATATTGGGCGTTTTCATTCCTCCCAAAAGAGAATACACTGGAGTTTTCTCGGAATCGCCATTCCATATAAAATGGTGTTGAGATTACACTACTTCAGCTAGGAAGCCCTCAGTGTCCTCGGTAACTATACCAtcaatattatagaaaattgcatGCAACGAGATGACAAAGCATGATGCACCCAGAGTCCAGAATAAAGCAGCGCCGGCACCGACTAAAAAGAGTATGGGCACCGATGCCACATTTAGAGCCATAATTTGATGGGCTGTTGACAACTGGTGACCAAATATGCTTACGGGAGACT
Encoded here:
- the LOC142240428 gene encoding uncharacterized protein LOC142240428, encoding MDPSQHACSPPHHILGYTIRSRTRIYVSYIIPSVLELLVYIAQITGDCAVSYQHFKSQQSDFGWATLCLILVPPVLCFILILSSKAQWEQPIREGTQVKFVCTQLVHMVFFPFFVIQRFSKSVFWSIEALFHDDNDEERMRCLEKAEECSTFELYRLIQAYGQSAPQIILQLYHMLTQDLFRNFQTTNVQAISLVFSAIDLASITTTYQRFESQKEVGRHYPWSTPKQKQRKQDLIAKNRSLQEECLRKQRESERSLTKFPESDKIMENFNARLSTRQNEHNGSESPTMNDDRFNDDSMENVSEPITHTVQVHGYDELDNEAGGEQSNDETALLQSRSRSNRTDDDKIKTSHSFHLKPIELRSSISPTIIEEFDEIPNSPAPLPPPKATRFNLNTPNEPLLRTQTSTQSSNEANKRRSRPFSQLETFKDMLLVNAQLYIKENVPRPPKMLTKRIDEANQKQSSSTPPQTPMTPKDVVDFFLPRPTKVVNGIHQEDFAAKTIAFFGWIAFVTMRMLSLSTFCVFFPKAFLIIMAVHYLIMLVALFLETRFKAKLNRTLFYFLLAYVYIYVLLEFRIRFKHIRIWFIGYFLLTMTENLTMTMIWYAREEFESWWFGFIFEGIIYSGILFVATILVYYCILKPKDVLLLVEEDNPPKRTLDEQNTNTNE
- the LOC142239176 gene encoding uncharacterized protein LOC142239176; this translates as MCDRRDVGLTEFRENYARPKLKKPIATRSRRYEQFLWQEIYDEYIRNNQQSTDDKNEEATTEYFDEFCKNIPAQDAEVKEASINRYPLYATTAISLWNHKGDKDFKKCYSITRPVQENTEQFG
- the OstDelta gene encoding oligosaccharide transferase delta subunit, which codes for MNKLALSLVVTIVLSITSTSWAARTVDSHLSTADLQRFQAVFSSAFSSNDLQSIYYATLNIEPTKSEEKKDLCQKLSKFHQESKLNEFEKDLYLVGISKNLKCTEKLPEQQLSKIYAAFKTAANSAQEIFYRVATHKYLGVEIDESTKAKIVKNLQDILKKDDTLTNLGYAFNVATELGPSGSFIADRIEDAVVQADEVDGKLLQFEGGLTITSLIINGAFKTSKMFGSSLPIDGAQAVKFANYFLSRRSVQTAKGAHVLIEALKTLSSASSKIAPICIQLIGNGQLSAESPKLTIAVVDLLGKPLSPTPQSIVGKIVVKKDNSVLADKIAFTSKSSDKTTYVADLSPQKPTRASYVVEISADSTYTQKLNFKVLGKVKVQQLEVGVGELDASSAIKKQPVAYPQKLKDQLSADSTQKVILKTTLVDESQATKPISVHQAFVRFYNEKEDKEIIYIAEQDHSKAYKFDMDIGARAGDFNYVSGVYQMYLIVGDASLSNSFQWLVADIELKFPVSPKADEKKQVIRSPLPEIEHQFRIPDKRPSRIVSDVFTGLCLTPLVLLLIFWSKLGINIGNFSFHPSTIGFHLGFGGILVLFAVFWLKMDMFQTLRCLIPIAIFTFLCGNRLLRRIYAQRIAKNPTSAPMSS